The Vitis vinifera cultivar Pinot Noir 40024 chromosome 12, ASM3070453v1 genome has a segment encoding these proteins:
- the LOC104880906 gene encoding uncharacterized protein LOC104880906: protein MDTHQSKHVVLEDTPFDLVAPPVLPVQMPATQTLPIVSHDHVVVIPPMVTPVTVIEDPRSRMDRLERRIRQMRDLDEMISWDDPGDVPVATLPVGFRMPDIERYTGVGCPRIHLRLYITVMRALGLDEAQLLTLFPLSLSGVTQRWYVSLESSRRRTWEDLAQEFLRQYSFNGDTSVTRRELEFLRQGSDESVSSFISRWREKAAGMIKRPTERDQMGMFLRSLDPRFARHLTGVPFQDFRSLVQALLDVDDGISRGLWSDIIPSSDTERGGVGGSSESYRDVCSADFQHRRPGYHSYTRSLQIPKSDFPLLQHRHPHPVRQYPFTHPHAVTVRPSCQFQRPQTSIPRHEQSRPHRRHQRTYSDLGMPLDRAFERLRATGFLVPLAPRLPPSTFPPLFRAHEFCAYHQMADHRTDYCASLRHTIQDLIDSGVVSFPISTTDTDLGPDMTVDSFPAYSTHAVPPLSGLYHHILDTQGTDIHRTL, encoded by the coding sequence ATGGATACTCATCAGAGCAAGCATGTAGTGCTCGAGGACACGCCATTTGATTTAGTGGCACCACCTGTTCTACCTGTTCAGATGCCAGCTACACAGACGTTGCCTATTGTTTCACATGATCATGTTGTTGTCATTCCACCCATGGTCACGCCAGTTACCGTTATTGAGGATCCTCGTTCTCGTATGGACAGACTCGAGCGGAGGATTAGACAGATGAGAGATCTTGATGAGATGATTTCATGGGATGACCCTGGCGATGTGCCAGTGGCCACTTTGCCAGTCGGTTTCAGGATGCctgatatagagagatatacggGTGTTGGATGTCCTCGTATTCATCTCAGACTTTATATCACAGTTATGAGGGCCCTTGGTCTAGATGAGGCACAGTTGCTCACTTTGTTCCCATTGTCATTGAGCGGCGTGACACAGAGATGGTACGTTTCATTAGAGTCATCTCGTCGGAGAACTTGGGAGGACTTAGCACAGGAGTTTCTGAGACAGTATTCCTTCAATGGTGATACGAGTGTTACACGTAGAGAGCTTGAGTTTCTTAGACAAGGATCAGAtgagtctgtttcttcttttatctcccgttggagggagaaggCTGCGGGGATGATTAAGCGACCTACCGAGAGAGATCAGATGGGCATGTTTTTGAGGAGCTTGGATCCTAGGTTTGCTCGGCATCTGACAGGAGTCCCATTCCAGGATTTCAGATCATTGGTTCAGGCTTTGCTTGATGTAGACGATGGCatatctagaggattatggtcagaTATTATTCCTTCTTCAGATACTGAGAGAGGGGGAGTTGGTGGATCATCTGAGAGCTATAGAGATGTATGTTCTGCGGACTTTCAGCATCGACGACCTGGTTATCATTCCTATACGAGATCATTGCAGATACCCAAGAGTGATTTCCCACTTTTACAGCATCGTCATCCTCATCCAGTTCGGCAGTACCCTTTTACGCATCCTCATGCTGTCACAGTGCGACCTTCATGTCAGTTTCAGCGTCCACAGACTAGTATCCCACGTCATGAGCAATCTCGTCCCCATCGACGACATCAGAGGACTTATTCTGATTTGGGGATGCCTCTAGATAGAGCTTTTGAGCGACTCAGAGCTACTGGTTTTTTAGTACCATTGGCCCCTAGGCTACCCCCGAGTACCTTCCCTCCGCTTTTTCGTGCTCATGAGTTCTGTGCATATCACCAGATGGCAGACCACCGTACTGATTATTGTGCTTCTCTACGTCATACTATACAGGATCTTATTGATAGTGGTGTAGTTAGCTTTCCCATATCGACCACAGATACTGATCTTGGTCCAGATATGACTGTTGATTCCTTTCCAGCCTATtccacacatgcagttcctcctcTTTCAGGCTTATACCATCACATTTTGGACACCCAGGGCACTGATATTCACAGGACACTTTGA